A genomic segment from Cuculus canorus isolate bCucCan1 chromosome 18, bCucCan1.pri, whole genome shotgun sequence encodes:
- the SLC25A10 gene encoding mitochondrial dicarboxylate carrier isoform X2 codes for MDPPCPDVDSLEEQALLLHLRAMEVTELGRWVHLQTQQEVKMRMMGMAMRVIRTDGFLALYNGLSASLCRQMTYSLTRFAIYETARDRLSQGSQRPPSFYQKVLLGAVGGFTGGFVGTPADMVNVRMQNDVKQPPALRRNYSHALDGMYRVLREEGLKKLFSGATMASSRGALVTVGQLSCYDQAKQLVLATGLLSDNIFTHFLASFIAGGCATFLCQPLDVLKTRLMNSQGEYRGVAHCAMETAKLGPLAFYKGFVPAAIRLIPHTVLTFVFLEQLRKYFGIKVIT; via the exons ATGGATCCTCCCTGCCCCGACGTGGATTCCTTAGAGGAACAGGCACTACTGCTTCACCTCAGAGCTATGGAGGTCACCGAGCTGGGACGGTGG GTCCACCTGCAGACGCAGCAGGAGGTGAAGATGCGGATGATGGGGATGGCAATGCGTGTGATCCGCACCGACGGCTTCCTGGCTCTCTACAACGGGCTCAGCGCCTCGCTGTGCCGGCAG ATGACATATTCCTTGACTCGTTTTGCCATCTACGAGACCGCAAGGGACCGCCTGAGCCAGGGCAGCCAAAGGCCTCCCTCCTTCTACCAGAAAGTGCTGCTGGGTGCAGTGGGAG GTTTCACTGGCGGGTTCGTGGGGACTCCAGCAGACATGGTGAACGTCAG GATGCAGAATGATGTCAAGCAGCCGCCCGCCCTGCGGCGCAA CTATTCCCATGCCCTGGACGGCATGTACCGTGTCCTCCGGGAAG AGGGCTTGAAGAAGCTCTTCTCGGGAGCTACAATGGCATCCAGCCGTGGGGCCCTCGTCACTGTTGGGCAG ctctcctgttATGACCAAGCCAAGCAGCTGGTTCTGGCGACTGGGTTGCTGTCAGACAACATCTTCACTCACTTCCTGGCCAGCTTCATCGCT GGTGGATGTGCCACATTCCTGTGCCAGCCCCTTGATGTGCTCAAGACCCGCCTCATGAACTCCCAGGGGGAGTACCGG ggTGTTGCCCACTGTGCCATGGAAACCGCTAAGCTCGGCCCCCTCGCCTTCTACAAG GGCTTCGTTCCTGCTGCCATCCGTCTCATTCCTCACACCGTCCTCACCTTTGTCTTCTTGGAACAACTGCGCAAATATTTTGGGATCAAAGTCATCACCTGA
- the SLC25A10 gene encoding mitochondrial dicarboxylate carrier isoform X3: MVGGVAYREAAPMAERRVSRWYFGGLASCGAACCTHPLDLLKVHLQTQQEVKMRMMGMAMRVIRTDGFLALYNGLSASLCRQMTYSLTRFAIYETARDRLSQGSQRPPSFYQKVLLGAVGGFTGGFVGTPADMVNVRMQNDVKQPPALRRNYSHALDGMYRVLREEGLKKLFSGATMASSRGALVTVGQGGCATFLCQPLDVLKTRLMNSQGEYRGVAHCAMETAKLGPLAFYKGFVPAAIRLIPHTVLTFVFLEQLRKYFGIKVIT; the protein is encoded by the exons ATGGTTGGGGGCGTGGCTTATCGCGAAGCGGCGCCGATGGCGGAGAGGCGCGTGTCGCGCTGGTATTTCGGGGGCCTCGCTTCGTGCGGTGCCGCTTGCTGCACGCACCCGCTAGACCTGCTGAAG GTCCACCTGCAGACGCAGCAGGAGGTGAAGATGCGGATGATGGGGATGGCAATGCGTGTGATCCGCACCGACGGCTTCCTGGCTCTCTACAACGGGCTCAGCGCCTCGCTGTGCCGGCAG ATGACATATTCCTTGACTCGTTTTGCCATCTACGAGACCGCAAGGGACCGCCTGAGCCAGGGCAGCCAAAGGCCTCCCTCCTTCTACCAGAAAGTGCTGCTGGGTGCAGTGGGAG GTTTCACTGGCGGGTTCGTGGGGACTCCAGCAGACATGGTGAACGTCAG GATGCAGAATGATGTCAAGCAGCCGCCCGCCCTGCGGCGCAA CTATTCCCATGCCCTGGACGGCATGTACCGTGTCCTCCGGGAAG AGGGCTTGAAGAAGCTCTTCTCGGGAGCTACAATGGCATCCAGCCGTGGGGCCCTCGTCACTGTTGGGCAG GGTGGATGTGCCACATTCCTGTGCCAGCCCCTTGATGTGCTCAAGACCCGCCTCATGAACTCCCAGGGGGAGTACCGG ggTGTTGCCCACTGTGCCATGGAAACCGCTAAGCTCGGCCCCCTCGCCTTCTACAAG GGCTTCGTTCCTGCTGCCATCCGTCTCATTCCTCACACCGTCCTCACCTTTGTCTTCTTGGAACAACTGCGCAAATATTTTGGGATCAAAGTCATCACCTGA
- the SLC25A10 gene encoding mitochondrial dicarboxylate carrier isoform X1 — protein MVGGVAYREAAPMAERRVSRWYFGGLASCGAACCTHPLDLLKVHLQTQQEVKMRMMGMAMRVIRTDGFLALYNGLSASLCRQMTYSLTRFAIYETARDRLSQGSQRPPSFYQKVLLGAVGGFTGGFVGTPADMVNVRMQNDVKQPPALRRNYSHALDGMYRVLREEGLKKLFSGATMASSRGALVTVGQLSCYDQAKQLVLATGLLSDNIFTHFLASFIAGGCATFLCQPLDVLKTRLMNSQGEYRGVAHCAMETAKLGPLAFYKGFVPAAIRLIPHTVLTFVFLEQLRKYFGIKVIT, from the exons ATGGTTGGGGGCGTGGCTTATCGCGAAGCGGCGCCGATGGCGGAGAGGCGCGTGTCGCGCTGGTATTTCGGGGGCCTCGCTTCGTGCGGTGCCGCTTGCTGCACGCACCCGCTAGACCTGCTGAAG GTCCACCTGCAGACGCAGCAGGAGGTGAAGATGCGGATGATGGGGATGGCAATGCGTGTGATCCGCACCGACGGCTTCCTGGCTCTCTACAACGGGCTCAGCGCCTCGCTGTGCCGGCAG ATGACATATTCCTTGACTCGTTTTGCCATCTACGAGACCGCAAGGGACCGCCTGAGCCAGGGCAGCCAAAGGCCTCCCTCCTTCTACCAGAAAGTGCTGCTGGGTGCAGTGGGAG GTTTCACTGGCGGGTTCGTGGGGACTCCAGCAGACATGGTGAACGTCAG GATGCAGAATGATGTCAAGCAGCCGCCCGCCCTGCGGCGCAA CTATTCCCATGCCCTGGACGGCATGTACCGTGTCCTCCGGGAAG AGGGCTTGAAGAAGCTCTTCTCGGGAGCTACAATGGCATCCAGCCGTGGGGCCCTCGTCACTGTTGGGCAG ctctcctgttATGACCAAGCCAAGCAGCTGGTTCTGGCGACTGGGTTGCTGTCAGACAACATCTTCACTCACTTCCTGGCCAGCTTCATCGCT GGTGGATGTGCCACATTCCTGTGCCAGCCCCTTGATGTGCTCAAGACCCGCCTCATGAACTCCCAGGGGGAGTACCGG ggTGTTGCCCACTGTGCCATGGAAACCGCTAAGCTCGGCCCCCTCGCCTTCTACAAG GGCTTCGTTCCTGCTGCCATCCGTCTCATTCCTCACACCGTCCTCACCTTTGTCTTCTTGGAACAACTGCGCAAATATTTTGGGATCAAAGTCATCACCTGA